From the genome of Sulfurihydrogenibium sp., one region includes:
- a CDS encoding rod shape-determining protein produces MLDKLLGYFSNDIGIDLGTANTLIFVKGKGIVLTEPSIVAIDKTANKVLAIGKEAKEMIGKTPEHIQVIRPLKDGVIADFDTTQAMLKYFIQKVHTSFPLASLTNPRPRVVVGVPSGITTVEKRAVIDAAKQAGAREVYLIAEPMAAAIGAGLPIDQPGGNMIVDIGGGTSEIAVISLSGLVISSSIRVAGDEMNEAIINYLKRNYHILIGEQTAENVKINLGSATASDRDEKKMEIRGRDMTGMPRSIVIYGKDIREALEDVIIQIVNAVKSTLEKTPPELAADIVERGIVLAGGGSLIYSLDKRLMEETNLPVVYCEDPLTAVARGIGKALQNLDLIRRVSMK; encoded by the coding sequence ATGTTAGATAAACTGCTTGGATATTTTTCAAATGATATAGGAATAGATTTAGGTACTGCAAATACGTTAATATTTGTTAAAGGTAAAGGTATAGTTCTAACAGAACCTTCTATTGTCGCTATAGATAAAACTGCCAACAAAGTATTAGCTATTGGTAAAGAAGCAAAAGAAATGATAGGTAAAACGCCGGAGCATATACAAGTTATTAGACCGTTAAAAGATGGAGTTATTGCAGACTTTGATACTACACAAGCAATGTTGAAGTACTTCATACAAAAAGTTCACACAAGCTTTCCATTGGCAAGTTTGACAAATCCAAGACCAAGAGTAGTGGTCGGCGTTCCATCTGGAATTACAACGGTTGAAAAAAGAGCAGTTATAGATGCAGCAAAGCAAGCTGGAGCAAGAGAAGTATATTTAATTGCAGAGCCCATGGCGGCAGCAATTGGCGCCGGTCTACCTATAGACCAGCCCGGTGGTAATATGATTGTAGATATCGGCGGTGGTACTTCTGAAATAGCGGTTATATCTTTATCCGGCTTAGTAATCTCAAGCTCTATTAGAGTTGCCGGTGATGAGATGAATGAAGCTATAATAAACTATCTTAAAAGAAATTACCATATTTTGATAGGTGAGCAAACAGCAGAAAATGTAAAAATAAACTTAGGTTCTGCTACAGCATCAGACAGAGACGAGAAAAAAATGGAAATACGCGGAAGAGACATGACCGGAATGCCAAGAAGTATAGTGATTTATGGAAAAGACATTAGAGAAGCCTTGGAAGATGTTATTATACAAATAGTAAATGCGGTTAAATCAACCTTAGAAAAAACTCCACCTGAGCTTGCTGCAGATATTGTTGAAAGGGGAATAGTCCTTGCAGGTGGTGGTTCTTTAATATATAGTCTTGATAAAAGATTGATGGAAGAAACAAATCTTCCTGTTGTATACTGTGAAGACCCTCTTACTGCAGTAGCACGCGGAATAGGAAAAGCTTTACAGAACTTAGACCTTATAAGAAGAGTATCGATGAAGTAA
- the thrS gene encoding threonine--tRNA ligase, giving the protein MIEIFIEDLNQKFTFNEGITLKDILKNLNGKFKDVVGGKLNGEIIDIHTPINQSGNLKFLKKEDKESLEILRHSLAHIMAQALKEIYGDENVHLGIGPTTEHGFYYDVEIEGKRLTDEDLPQIEEKMKEIVKKGYQIERFELPREEAIKFFENKKEIYKIDIIKHNIPEGEPISLYKQGDFVDLCRGPHLPSTDKAGAFKLISVSGAYWRGKETNPMLQRIYGVAFWSEKELKDYLNMLEEAKKRDHRKIGKDLELFLIDEEIGGGLAIWLPKGAIIRKEIEDAWKKEHLKRGYQLVYTPHVGKEQLWQTSGHLSFYQENMYPRMQIEDEGYYVKPMNCPFHVEIYKSKQRSYKELPIRLAELGTVYRYERSGALHGLMRVRGFTQDDAHIICREDQVEDEIREVLNLALNTLKSYGFDEFEVYLSTKPEKYVGDDKMWEVAENSLRKAIESTGLDYKIDEGGGAFYGPKIDVKIKDAIGRLWQCSTIQFDFNLPERFDMYYIGEDNQKHRPYMIHRAIFGSIERFIGVLIEHYAGFLPVWLSPVQVKIIPIADKHLEYAETVKQKLLENDIRVELDDRNERMNKKIRDAELQKIPFMLVVGDKEVETGTVAVREKGKQGSQTLSIDEFVSKIKEIISNKHTL; this is encoded by the coding sequence ATGATTGAAATATTTATAGAAGACTTGAATCAAAAATTTACTTTCAACGAAGGAATTACATTAAAAGATATTTTAAAAAATCTTAATGGAAAATTTAAAGATGTTGTTGGTGGAAAACTAAACGGTGAAATCATTGATATACACACACCAATCAATCAAAGCGGAAATCTAAAATTTCTAAAAAAAGAAGATAAAGAGAGCCTTGAAATACTTAGACATTCCTTAGCCCACATCATGGCACAGGCTTTAAAAGAGATTTACGGAGATGAGAATGTTCATTTAGGTATAGGTCCAACAACGGAGCATGGATTTTATTATGATGTTGAAATAGAAGGAAAAAGGCTTACAGATGAAGACCTTCCACAAATTGAAGAAAAAATGAAAGAAATCGTCAAAAAAGGATATCAGATAGAAAGATTTGAGCTTCCAAGAGAAGAAGCTATTAAATTCTTTGAAAATAAAAAGGAAATTTATAAGATAGATATAATAAAGCATAACATACCGGAAGGAGAGCCAATTTCATTATATAAACAGGGTGACTTCGTAGATTTATGCAGAGGTCCACATCTTCCTTCAACCGATAAAGCAGGAGCATTTAAACTGATATCTGTATCAGGAGCATATTGGAGAGGAAAAGAAACAAACCCAATGCTTCAAAGAATATACGGCGTTGCATTTTGGAGTGAAAAAGAGCTTAAAGATTACTTAAATATGCTTGAAGAGGCTAAAAAAAGAGACCACAGAAAGATCGGAAAAGACCTTGAGCTGTTTTTGATAGATGAAGAGATTGGCGGCGGTCTTGCTATTTGGCTACCTAAGGGTGCAATTATCAGAAAAGAAATAGAGGATGCTTGGAAAAAAGAGCATCTAAAAAGAGGTTATCAATTAGTTTATACTCCTCATGTTGGAAAAGAACAGCTATGGCAAACAAGCGGACATCTATCTTTCTACCAGGAAAACATGTATCCAAGAATGCAAATAGAAGATGAAGGATACTATGTAAAACCTATGAACTGTCCTTTCCATGTCGAGATTTATAAATCAAAACAAAGAAGCTACAAAGAGCTTCCAATCAGACTTGCAGAACTTGGAACGGTTTACAGATATGAAAGAAGTGGAGCTTTACATGGACTAATGAGAGTTAGAGGATTTACTCAGGACGATGCACACATCATATGCAGAGAAGACCAAGTTGAAGATGAAATAAGAGAAGTTTTAAACTTAGCACTAAATACCCTTAAATCTTATGGGTTTGATGAGTTTGAAGTGTACCTATCAACAAAACCGGAAAAGTATGTCGGCGATGACAAAATGTGGGAGGTTGCAGAAAACTCACTAAGAAAAGCAATAGAAAGCACAGGATTGGACTATAAAATAGATGAAGGTGGCGGAGCATTTTACGGACCAAAAATAGATGTTAAAATAAAAGATGCTATCGGTAGATTGTGGCAATGCTCAACTATTCAGTTTGATTTTAATCTTCCAGAGAGATTTGATATGTACTACATAGGTGAAGATAATCAAAAACACCGACCATACATGATTCACAGAGCAATATTTGGCTCTATAGAAAGGTTTATTGGTGTTTTAATTGAACATTACGCAGGATTTTTGCCGGTATGGTTATCTCCGGTTCAAGTTAAGATTATACCAATTGCTGATAAGCACTTAGAATATGCAGAAACTGTAAAACAAAAACTATTAGAAAATGATATCAGAGTAGAATTGGATGATAGAAATGAAAGAATGAATAAAAAAATTAGAGATGCTGAGCTTCAAAAAATACCGTTTATGCTTGTAGTTGGCGATAAAGAAGTTGAAACAGGCACGGTTGCAGTAAGAGAAAAAGGCAAACAGGGAAGTCAAACTTTAAGCATCGATGAGTTTGTGTCGAAAATTAAAGAAATAATTTCTAATAAACATACACTTTGA
- the mrdA gene encoding penicillin-binding protein 2, with protein sequence MIKFNRLTILILVLTGFYFALVGRLFYLQVIKGEYYREISDRNYIKIFYSNPPRGKIYDRNGVLLAYDVPTYSLIAFPYIVKKNYTVQELKENLKNYLNIELDEKTLNIIEKNLYPSVVIKKDLTQKDIENFYNYNHLFNGFYLEVVPKRVYTEEANYLAHIIGYVGYPSEKELKENPNLSPNILVGKAGVEKIYDSLLRGESGQKAVLVDAFGRQKKVLWEKDPRKGNDIYLSIDIRIQKIAFEAFSSSKHPSGAVVLVDPNTYEILALLSYPTYNLQKFYEGFSREEWKELTENKYKPLMNKVFLGKYPPGSIYKPLVSIAALEEGVITPETRISSGSEFRIGKWVYRNWNKRGCGFVNVSEALETSCDTFFYQVGLKLGVENIVKYSKLFGLGEKLNPDLEVKVATVPSKEWKKKVLKQNWFHGDTVNLSIGQGYITITPFDATKIVVPIANGGYVLKPHILKAYFDNKSQKLVHTNPEVIRKINIKKWNLNAVRYGMYLVVYGPSGTAKALKRVPVLNAGKTGTAQVYSYDTRKKRHHAWDFRDHAWFIDYAPYNKPKIAGVVFIEHGESGGKVAAPLMAYILKRIFKEKIIETE encoded by the coding sequence ATGATAAAGTTTAACAGATTAACTATTCTGATTTTAGTTCTAACAGGATTTTATTTTGCTTTGGTAGGAAGGCTGTTTTATCTTCAGGTCATTAAGGGAGAATATTACAGAGAAATTTCAGATAGAAACTATATAAAAATCTTCTATTCAAACCCACCAAGAGGTAAAATTTACGATAGAAATGGAGTCTTGTTAGCTTACGACGTTCCAACCTATAGCTTGATAGCATTCCCATACATAGTTAAGAAAAATTATACTGTGCAAGAACTAAAGGAAAATCTAAAAAATTATCTTAACATTGAATTAGACGAGAAAACTTTAAATATCATTGAAAAAAACTTATATCCAAGCGTTGTTATAAAAAAAGATTTAACTCAAAAAGATATAGAAAATTTTTATAACTATAACCATCTATTCAATGGATTCTATCTTGAAGTTGTTCCCAAGAGAGTTTACACAGAAGAAGCAAATTATCTTGCACATATAATTGGATACGTTGGATACCCTTCAGAGAAAGAGCTAAAAGAAAATCCAAATCTTTCTCCGAATATTCTTGTAGGAAAAGCGGGAGTAGAAAAAATTTACGATTCACTGCTAAGGGGTGAATCTGGACAAAAGGCAGTATTAGTTGATGCATTTGGTAGACAGAAAAAAGTTTTATGGGAAAAAGACCCGAGAAAAGGAAATGATATTTATTTATCAATAGATATAAGAATACAAAAAATAGCCTTTGAAGCCTTTAGCTCTTCAAAACATCCATCAGGAGCTGTTGTCTTGGTAGACCCAAACACTTATGAAATCTTAGCTTTATTAAGCTATCCAACCTATAACCTGCAAAAATTTTATGAAGGTTTTTCTCGGGAAGAATGGAAAGAATTAACGGAAAATAAGTATAAGCCTTTAATGAATAAAGTGTTCTTAGGGAAATATCCACCCGGGTCTATCTATAAACCTTTGGTAAGTATAGCTGCATTGGAAGAAGGTGTGATAACTCCTGAGACAAGGATAAGCAGTGGTTCTGAGTTTAGAATAGGAAAATGGGTTTATAGAAACTGGAATAAAAGGGGTTGTGGATTTGTAAATGTATCTGAAGCTTTGGAAACATCCTGCGACACCTTCTTCTATCAAGTTGGATTAAAGCTTGGTGTAGAGAATATTGTAAAATATTCAAAGCTATTTGGATTAGGAGAAAAATTGAATCCAGACTTAGAAGTTAAAGTTGCAACAGTTCCAAGCAAAGAATGGAAGAAAAAAGTTTTAAAGCAAAACTGGTTTCACGGAGATACAGTAAACCTTAGCATAGGACAGGGATACATTACAATAACACCTTTTGATGCAACAAAAATAGTTGTACCAATTGCAAATGGCGGATATGTACTAAAACCTCATATATTAAAGGCTTACTTTGACAATAAGTCTCAAAAATTGGTTCATACAAACCCAGAAGTGATAAGAAAGATAAATATAAAAAAATGGAATTTAAATGCGGTAAGGTATGGCATGTATCTTGTTGTTTATGGACCAAGCGGAACAGCAAAAGCTTTGAAAAGGGTTCCTGTACTAAATGCCGGAAAAACAGGAACAGCGCAAGTGTATTCTTATGACACGAGAAAAAAACGTCATCATGCATGGGATTTTAGAGACCATGCTTGGTTTATAGATTATGCACCATATAATAAACCTAAAATAGCCGGCGTGGTATTTATTGAACACGGTGAAAGTGGTGGAAAAGTGGCTGCTCCGTTAATGGCATACATATTAAAAAGAATTTTTAAAGAAAAAATCATCGAGACCGAATGA
- a CDS encoding IS200/IS605 family accessory protein TnpB-related protein, which produces MTTLQCLIEFQNMQDKKIVLDLMRRFSSAMRYSYQRLLEGEKRKDLKKHLSRLFSINTRYSDDAIFLAQSMISSCEERGQNPKKLIFGSRKVFEQLKKNHLTGKRRKQLKTKWKESRQGNLYSRGDKSKQGNLNLRFQWIDNELYLRINTGNRQYIYAKVIRDVKRKNDKWIYFMFMLENAYKYREWFPYSVRLKVKNGNVYAFISIEEKTPPITIKKDNGIIGIDVNAYPFHLALAFTSKDGNLEKYKSINLNELLEANSEKRQYLEWQIAHRIIEIAKEEKKAISIENLNKLPKGKRGDGFAKLRRRLQKWSYKRLLNKIEILAKRNGIEIIKVNPAYTSVIGKLKYAPQYNIDKDIAGAYVISRRGLGYKERLPKNYKELLNDTDFLSYTIARIEDNIKKLKQKLKEEKNEYKRNKLKSTLAKLRKNLKTLQNHVSRLTLNVERFTLDVERLESGKSKTATQQPVNQRKEQVRGLPTSGHKSWQVLSIALAFCCLERLYRDLSPLKRVIVSKDWIAVANRLVPVLGTGTMTLPKYRLSGSEVSEMAEYKYPDPSCARFVQFG; this is translated from the coding sequence ATGACAACACTCCAATGCCTGATTGAATTTCAAAATATGCAAGACAAAAAGATTGTATTAGATTTGATGCGTAGATTTTCATCTGCTATGAGATATTCTTATCAAAGGTTATTAGAAGGTGAAAAAAGAAAAGATTTAAAAAAGCATTTATCAAGACTATTTAGCATAAACACAAGATACTCAGATGATGCTATATTTTTAGCACAATCAATGATTTCATCATGCGAAGAAAGAGGTCAAAATCCAAAAAAGCTTATCTTTGGCTCAAGGAAAGTGTTTGAGCAACTAAAGAAAAACCATTTGACAGGTAAAAGAAGAAAACAGCTAAAGACAAAATGGAAAGAAAGCAGACAGGGAAATTTGTATTCAAGAGGAGATAAATCTAAACAAGGAAATCTAAATTTAAGATTTCAGTGGATTGATAATGAGCTATATTTGAGAATAAATACAGGGAATAGACAATATATCTACGCAAAAGTAATTAGAGATGTTAAAAGAAAAAATGACAAATGGATATATTTTATGTTCATGCTTGAAAATGCATATAAATACAGAGAATGGTTTCCATACTCAGTCAGACTAAAAGTAAAAAACGGTAATGTATACGCTTTTATATCTATAGAAGAGAAAACACCACCTATCACAATCAAAAAAGACAATGGAATAATAGGCATAGATGTAAACGCATATCCATTTCATTTAGCGTTAGCTTTTACAAGTAAAGACGGAAATTTAGAAAAGTATAAAAGCATTAATTTAAACGAATTATTAGAAGCAAACTCAGAAAAAAGACAGTATTTAGAATGGCAAATAGCACATAGGATAATAGAGATAGCAAAGGAAGAGAAAAAAGCAATATCTATCGAAAACTTAAACAAACTACCAAAAGGCAAAAGAGGAGATGGATTTGCAAAATTAAGAAGAAGACTACAAAAATGGAGCTATAAAAGACTGTTAAACAAAATAGAGATACTGGCAAAAAGAAACGGGATAGAAATAATAAAAGTCAATCCTGCGTATACATCAGTAATTGGAAAACTCAAATACGCACCACAATACAACATAGACAAAGACATAGCAGGAGCTTACGTAATATCAAGAAGAGGATTGGGATATAAAGAGAGACTGCCTAAAAATTACAAAGAGCTGTTAAACGATACTGATTTTCTATCATACACTATAGCAAGAATTGAAGATAACATTAAAAAACTAAAACAAAAGTTAAAAGAAGAGAAAAACGAATACAAAAGAAACAAACTAAAAAGCACATTAGCAAAATTAAGAAAAAACCTAAAAACATTACAAAACCACGTCTCACGTCTCACGTTGAACGTTGAACGTTTCACGTTGGACGTTGAACGTTTAGAAAGTGGAAAGAGCAAGACAGCTACCCAACAGCCTGTCAACCAACGGAAGGAACAGGTGAGGGGTCTGCCTACAAGCGGACATAAAAGCTGGCAAGTTCTTTCCATAGCCTTAGCCTTCTGCTGTCTTGAAAGATTGTATAGAGATCTTTCTCCTTTGAAGCGTGTAATCGTTTCAAAGGATTGGATAGCAGTGGCTAACAGGTTAGTTCCTGTGCTTGGTACAGGGACTATGACACTTCCAAAATACCGCCTGTCAGGGTCGGAAGTGTCTGAAATGGCGGAATACAAATACCCTGACCCAAGCTGTGCAAGATTTGTACAGTTTGGTTGA
- a CDS encoding CdaR family protein, whose translation MKLNKTIKKLKLILFNNLHLKILSFFVALLMWLNISSYSNAKYQIHGYIDVINIPREIEIRSIKPEKVSIVLEGRKNVLNQSELTNISIYVDGKKLKEGKNVLPVQVLLPSEKIKVVSIRPENVIIYARKINQNQPEEEIK comes from the coding sequence ATGAAGCTAAATAAAACCATAAAAAAGCTAAAGTTAATATTATTTAACAATCTACATTTAAAAATACTATCTTTTTTCGTGGCACTATTAATGTGGCTGAATATTTCGTCATACTCAAACGCAAAATACCAAATTCATGGATATATAGACGTGATAAATATACCACGTGAAATAGAAATAAGAAGTATTAAACCTGAGAAGGTAAGCATTGTATTAGAAGGAAGGAAAAATGTATTAAACCAATCAGAATTAACAAACATTTCAATTTATGTTGATGGTAAGAAGTTGAAAGAAGGAAAAAACGTTTTGCCTGTACAAGTGTTGCTGCCATCTGAAAAGATTAAGGTGGTTTCAATAAGACCTGAAAATGTTATAATATATGCACGAAAAATTAACCAAAATCAACCTGAAGAGGAGATTAAATGA
- a CDS encoding OsmC family protein yields MAEEKKAIVELTDKGFLGKMENKDFVLNLSDTTFNATDLMLISIGYCFGITVDAYAKHKGLNISNLKISIHGKKHETENRYEYITLEVSFDGDLTPEQRERVIVIGKRGCTVSNSMLKAPEIEVKLV; encoded by the coding sequence ATGGCAGAAGAAAAAAAGGCAATAGTAGAACTGACAGATAAAGGTTTTTTAGGAAAAATGGAAAATAAAGATTTTGTTTTAAATTTATCAGATACTACTTTCAACGCAACAGATTTAATGCTAATATCCATCGGATACTGCTTTGGTATAACAGTTGATGCTTATGCAAAACATAAGGGGCTTAATATATCAAATTTGAAAATTAGTATTCATGGCAAAAAGCATGAAACAGAAAATAGATATGAATATATAACCTTAGAAGTATCATTTGATGGAGATTTAACACCGGAGCAAAGAGAGAGGGTTATTGTCATTGGAAAAAGAGGTTGTACTGTTAGCAACTCAATGTTAAAAGCACCAGAGATAGAAGTTAAATTAGTATAG
- the mreC gene encoding rod shape-determining protein MreC: MKRIVNKKLLLVISLITVFFILSSDFFKSKSLDALYPIQKGISLAHDVWSYIHHFFYDRNFTYRKIKNLEEENQKLKAEILKYKNQISEIEKTYPILDFVKKYQIQNYEIAKVIGISSDNWSDFFFIDKGRKDGIKIGDLVLKDGFLIGVVKNVGDFSSEVLTVSDENFKITVRTRKTQEISFFQGLEKNKGILKYVRPEQDIRIGDIVETTVINSQAVEGVPIGIIRKISPKEGEFFREVEVETFYYPYNLDIVLVVKR, translated from the coding sequence TTGAAAAGGATTGTTAATAAGAAATTATTATTAGTCATTTCTCTAATAACAGTTTTCTTCATTCTGTCATCAGACTTCTTTAAATCTAAAAGTTTAGATGCTTTATATCCAATTCAAAAGGGAATTTCTCTCGCCCATGATGTATGGTCTTACATACACCACTTTTTCTATGACAGAAACTTTACATATCGTAAAATAAAGAATCTTGAGGAAGAAAATCAAAAACTAAAAGCAGAAATATTAAAATATAAAAATCAAATTTCGGAAATAGAAAAAACCTATCCAATTTTAGATTTTGTAAAGAAGTATCAAATTCAAAATTATGAAATTGCAAAAGTTATAGGAATATCTTCAGACAACTGGTCTGATTTTTTCTTTATAGACAAGGGCAGAAAAGATGGAATAAAGATAGGTGATTTAGTTTTAAAAGATGGATTTTTGATAGGAGTAGTTAAAAATGTTGGAGATTTTTCTTCAGAGGTTTTAACGGTTTCGGATGAAAACTTTAAAATAACTGTAAGAACGAGAAAAACTCAAGAAATTAGCTTTTTCCAAGGTTTAGAAAAAAACAAAGGAATTTTAAAATACGTCCGTCCAGAGCAAGATATAAGAATTGGGGATATTGTAGAAACAACAGTAATTAATTCACAAGCCGTAGAAGGAGTTCCGATTGGTATTATAAGAAAAATATCTCCTAAGGAAGGAGAGTTTTTTAGAGAAGTGGAAGTTGAAACATTCTATTATCCATACAACTTAGACATCGTGCTGGTAGTTAAAAGATGA
- the rodA gene encoding rod shape-determining protein RodA, with amino-acid sequence MMFNLFKKIKQTDLIVYLSTAFLLIWSVINIYSASYHEYSNLYIKQIVFVSIAFFIITFLPFLIEYRKFGYISFYLYLVSVILLILVKFFGVSILGAKRWINLGFFQLQPSEVAKFSTIIFSAYFISNTKLPLSFKDFLKIMGLSAIPFMLIYSQPDLGSAILVVLPVLVMVFLAKFNIKYIIGFVLIGIILSPFIWTHLKDYQKNRIIAFLNPESDPKGTAYHIIQSKIAIGSGMLTGKGYLQGSQSKYYFLPEQHTDFIYATIGEEWGFVVSFLILTVYFILSLRIFYIGMKTNELFGKFLCYGIASIIGFQAFINIAMNVGMAPVVGVPLPFLSYGGTALIMFSLMIMIVLNIEYINKKEGFRFHSQDALNY; translated from the coding sequence ATGATGTTTAATTTATTCAAAAAAATTAAGCAAACAGACCTAATTGTTTATTTATCTACAGCCTTTTTACTGATTTGGAGTGTTATTAACATTTACAGTGCATCTTATCATGAGTATTCAAATTTATACATAAAGCAGATTGTTTTCGTTTCTATTGCTTTCTTTATAATTACTTTTTTGCCTTTTTTGATAGAATACAGGAAGTTTGGATATATATCTTTTTATTTATACTTAGTAAGCGTTATTCTTCTTATCTTGGTCAAATTTTTTGGTGTTTCTATTCTTGGAGCTAAAAGATGGATAAATTTAGGTTTTTTCCAACTTCAACCGTCAGAAGTAGCAAAATTTTCAACGATCATCTTTTCAGCGTATTTTATATCTAACACAAAACTTCCTCTATCTTTTAAAGACTTTCTAAAAATAATGGGACTATCGGCTATCCCCTTCATGCTAATTTATTCTCAACCAGACCTTGGAAGCGCGATTCTTGTTGTTTTGCCAGTTTTGGTCATGGTATTTTTAGCAAAGTTTAACATTAAATATATAATTGGATTTGTATTGATAGGAATAATTTTAAGTCCTTTTATATGGACACATTTAAAAGATTATCAAAAAAATAGAATTATAGCTTTTTTAAATCCGGAAAGCGACCCAAAAGGAACAGCCTATCACATTATTCAGTCTAAAATTGCAATTGGTTCTGGAATGCTAACCGGAAAAGGATATCTTCAAGGCTCACAGTCTAAATATTACTTCTTGCCAGAACAGCACACGGACTTTATATATGCAACTATTGGAGAAGAGTGGGGCTTTGTAGTTTCATTTTTAATTTTAACAGTCTACTTTATTTTAAGTTTAAGAATTTTTTATATAGGAATGAAGACTAATGAACTATTTGGAAAGTTTTTGTGCTATGGAATTGCTTCAATCATCGGATTTCAAGCATTTATAAATATTGCGATGAATGTAGGAATGGCACCTGTTGTTGGCGTTCCATTGCCATTTTTAAGCTACGGTGGAACCGCCTTAATAATGTTTAGTCTAATGATAATGATTGTTTTAAACATTGAATACATAAACAAAAAAGAAGGTTTTAGATTTCACAGTCAAGACGCTTTAAATTATTAA
- a CDS encoding endonuclease V: MEIDLESLKKQQIELSKKLNLKDKINIDEIRYIAGIDTTFLNPYQNPTLAISSIVVIDIKSFEIVEKVLAEKEMDFPYVPTFLAFRELPVIIEAYKKLKIKVDVFILDGQGILHPRRMGIASHFGVITDTVSVGCGKTPLYGKYQDPPNQDLAYNFIYDPKTNEKIGYVLRTKKNTKPIFISPGNNISIENSLYVIIKSLNGYKLPEPVRLAHNFLSDYRKKLMGG, translated from the coding sequence ATGGAAATAGATTTAGAAAGCCTGAAAAAACAACAAATAGAGCTGTCTAAAAAATTAAACTTAAAAGATAAAATAAATATTGACGAAATAAGATATATTGCAGGGATAGATACAACGTTTTTGAATCCTTATCAAAATCCAACCTTAGCCATTTCTTCGATTGTAGTAATAGATATAAAATCATTTGAGATTGTAGAAAAAGTATTGGCAGAGAAAGAGATGGATTTTCCTTACGTTCCCACTTTCTTAGCCTTTAGAGAACTGCCGGTTATCATAGAAGCTTATAAAAAACTTAAGATAAAGGTTGACGTTTTTATCCTTGATGGACAGGGAATATTACATCCAAGGAGAATGGGTATTGCATCACATTTTGGAGTTATTACTGATACGGTTTCTGTTGGATGTGGCAAAACACCTCTCTACGGAAAGTATCAAGACCCACCAAATCAAGATTTGGCATATAATTTTATATATGACCCAAAAACTAATGAAAAAATAGGCTATGTTTTAAGAACTAAGAAAAACACTAAACCAATATTTATATCACCGGGAAATAACATTTCAATAGAAAATTCTCTTTATGTTATAATAAAGTCATTGAATGGATATAAACTTCCTGAACCAGTCAGATTAGCACACAATTTTTTATCTGATTATAGAAAGAAGTTAATGGGAGGTTAA
- a CDS encoding phosphohydrolase, translated as MKNKNFLLGLIAFILGALFGYVVADRKKEILEKIGNLEKKIKDNDLTSEIKDKAKDVIESVKSFLDKSEKVAKEEEEDILNIVEEKIKKLEKILQS; from the coding sequence ATGAAAAACAAAAACTTTCTATTAGGGTTAATTGCTTTTATTTTAGGAGCGTTATTTGGATATGTTGTTGCTGATAGAAAGAAAGAGATTTTAGAAAAAATAGGAAATCTTGAAAAGAAAATAAAAGATAACGATTTAACAAGTGAAATCAAAGACAAGGCAAAGGATGTAATAGAGTCAGTGAAGTCGTTTTTGGATAAATCTGAAAAGGTTGCAAAAGAGGAAGAAGAGGATATACTTAATATTGTGGAAGAAAAAATAAAAAAGTTAGAAAAGATATTACAATCATAG
- a CDS encoding YtxH domain-containing protein — protein sequence MKKSTLLIAVGSVLGAVGAYFAYKRKDEILAKLSEIQENLKEAELTEKAKTAVNDLIERLTSLIKKEETLTKEEKEKTLAEIEEKVRKLEEVVKAES from the coding sequence ATGAAAAAGTCAACACTATTAATTGCGGTAGGTTCTGTTCTTGGAGCAGTAGGAGCATATTTTGCATACAAAAGAAAGGATGAAATTTTAGCAAAATTATCAGAAATCCAAGAAAATCTAAAAGAAGCTGAACTTACAGAAAAAGCAAAAACGGCGGTTAATGATTTAATTGAAAGGTTAACTTCTTTGATCAAAAAAGAAGAAACTTTAACAAAAGAAGAAAAAGAAAAAACCTTGGCTGAAATTGAAGAGAAAGTTAGAAAATTAGAAGAAGTTGTTAAAGCAGAAAGTTGA